The Urbifossiella limnaea nucleotide sequence GGCCGGCGGTGCCGTCACCGTCGGCGTCGCCCGGGCCGACGCGGTGCAGCTGCTGCCGGGGCTGTGGGCGCTGTTGTTCGGCCTCGGGGTCGTCGCGGCCCGGCCGCACCTGCCGGCGGCGGTGTGGTTCGTCGGCGCCGGCTACGTCGCGGTCGGGGCGGCGCTGATGGCCACGGCCGACGCGGAGCCGTCCGGGTGGGCTGTCGGCGGCGTGTTCGGGGTGGGGCATCTGGCGACGGCAGTGGCGCTGCGCGGTCGGCGGGAGGAATGCCATGAGTGAAGACGACGGCCGGTACGCCTACGACGGGCTCGACCGGGTGCTGCACGAGAAGGCCCGGCTCGGCATCCTGACGGCGCTGGTGCCGCGGCCCGGCGGCCTGTCGTTCGGCGACCTCGCCCGGCTGTGCGCGCTCACCGACGGGAACCTGAGCCGCCACCTGGACGTGCTCGCGGCCGACGGGCTGGTGAAGGTGACGAAGGCGTTCGCCGGCCGCCGCCCGCTGACGACGTGCGTGCTGACCGCGGCCGGGCGGAAGCGGTTCCGGGCGTACATCGCCGAGCTGGAGCAGGTGGTGCGCGACGCGGCCGCGGCGGCGGACCCGGCGGCGCGGCCGGGCCTGGCGGGGGCGTAGCGTCCGCCGCTCGCGGCGTAGCGGCGTGTGCGCCGCTACGCCGCGAGCGGCAAGACCAGGAGCCGCGAACGGGCGGGGACCACCCCGCCCTTCTTTCAGGTCTTTAACTTTGCAATCCCAAGTTATTTGCAAATTCAGGAGCGCCCCGCCGTGCCGACCGTCCCCCGCGCCCTCCGCGAGCCGCCGCCGCTCGACGCCCGCCGCCGCACCGCGCCGCCGAGCCCGCGCACGGCGCTGCTCGTCAACCCGTTCTACCCCAAGGACCCGCACGCCAGCTTCGGCAAGCATGTCCTCACGCCCACCCTCGCCCTCACCGCGATCGCCGGCGCCACGCCGGCCGGGTGGAGCGTCCGCTACTGGGACGAGAACCTCCTCCAGGGCCACCCGCCGAGCGACCCGTTCCCGCGGGTCGTCGGCATCACCGTCCACCTGACGTTCGCGCGGCGGGCGTTCGAGCTGGCGCGCTGGTACCGCGACCGCGGCGCGACGGTGGTCCTCGGCGGGCTGCACGTCCTCTCGTGCCCCGACGAGTGCGCCCCGCACGCCGACGCGCTGGCCTTCGGCGAGGGGGCGCAGCTGTGGCCCGTCATCCTCCGCGACATCGAAGCGGGGCAGCTGCGGCCCCGCTACGACGGGTCGTACCAGCGGCCGTACACCGCCGACCCGCCGCCGCGGCGCGACCTGCTGGACCGCCGCGCGTTCCTGACCACGACCAGCGTCAACGCCACGCGCGGGTGCCACAACCGCTGCGGCTTCTGCTACCTCAGCACCGACGGTCTGAAGGTGCCGTACCAGTGCCGCGACCCCGAGCAGGTCGCCGCCGAGATCGCCGCCGACGGCCAGCCGTACTGCGTGTTCACCGACAACAACCTCGGCTCGCGGCCGGACTACCTGCGGGACCTGTGCCTGGCGTTGCGGCCGCTCGGCATCATCTGGAGCGCCGCCGTCACCCTCGACGTGACCGACGACGCCTCCCTCGTGCGCGAGATGGCGCTGGCCGGGTGTACCGGCGTGTTCGTGGGGTTCGAGTCGCTGACGGACGAGAACCTGGCGGCCGCGAAGAAGAAGACGCCGCGGGCCGCGGAGTACGCCCGCCGCGTCGGCGTCTTCCACGACCACGGCATCCAGGTGAACGGCAGCTTCGTCCTCGGCTTCGACCAGGACCGCAGCGGCTGCTTCGAAGAACTCGTGGACTGGATCGAGGGGGTGCGGATGGAGTCGGCGACGTACCACATCCTGACGCCATACCCGGGCACGCCGCTGTTCCGGCAGATGGAATCCGAGGGCCGGCTGCTGCACCGCGACTGGACGCTCTACGACACGGCGCACGTGGTGTTCCGGCCGCGGCACCTGAGCGTGGAGGAGCTGGCGGCGGGGTACGAGTACTGCTACCGGCGGACGTTCTCGCACCGCTGCATCTGGCGGCGGCGGCCTGGCGACTGGCGGGCGGTGCCGGCGTACCTGCTGATGGCGTACCTGTACAAGCGGTCGAACTGGCTGTGGCCGCTGCTCATCCGCCGCCGGCTGACGCACTGGGCGTGGCGGCCGCTGCTGGAGGCGTCGCGGTGGCGGCACCTCCGCTTCCGCCGGCGGCTCGAAGTGCGGGGCGAGTGTCGCGCCCGTCCGGGGGTGCCGGTCACCGCGGGGGTGTGAGGCCCGACACGTCTTGAAGCCGACCCGCGGGATTTCGTTGCGTGCCGGCCGGGCGCGGGTGTATATTCCGCGTAATCGCTTCACCCGGCCGCGGACGTTCTCCCCGTTCAGGTCGCACGTCCCGGTGCGGTTGTCGCCTCTCCCCGCGTGTCCGTTCAGGAGACGTGTCATGGCCGCCCGCGCGCCCGCGCCCGCCGCTCCGAGCGTCCGCTCCGACCTCGACGCCCTGCAGGGGGCGTGGGAGTCCGTCGCCGGCACCCGCCAGGCCCGGCTCCTCGTCGCCGGCCGCAAGTTCTGCTTCGAGTTCAGCGGCGGCGACATCTACATCGGCACCTTCGACCTCGGCCCCGCCGGGCAGCTCGACATGCACGTCGAGGAAGGCCCGGCCGACCACCGCGGCACGTCGCCGTGCCTGTACCAGCTCGACGGCGGCGTGCTGCGGTGGTGCCCCGGCCGGCCGCGCTCCGGGAAGCGGCCGTCGCGGTTCCCCGACGTCGACGACTCCCGCTACCTGTCGCTCGTGTTCCGCCGCGCCGCCCGGCGCAAGTAACGTCGGTCATCTTTCGGGTCCACGTTCCGCCCCATGAAAGGGATTCCTCCATGACCGCTGCCGTCGCCGACCGCCCCGCCCGCGCCCCGGACACGCTCCGGGAACCCGTGGACACCGCCTACGAGTACCCCGGCATCCCCACCACGTGCGACGGGGCCGAGGCCGTCGTCCACGTCGAGATTCGCATCAGCCAGGCCGCGGGGGCGTACCCGATCACCAGCTCCACCACGATGGGCGGCGGGTTCAACGCCAGCGTCATGAACGGCGGCACGAACCTGTGGGGCGACACCCTCGTGTTCTTCGAGCCGGAGAGCGAGCACAGCGCCGCCGCCGTGTGCGAGGGCTTCGCCGTCGCCGGCGGGCGCGTCACCAACTTCACCAGCGGGCAGGGGCTCGTGCTGATGAAGGAGGTGCTGTACACGATCAGCGGCAAGCGGCTCCCGGTGGTGATGAACATCGGCGCCCGCGCCCTCACGAGCCAGGGGCTCAACGTCCACGCCGGGCACGACGACGTGATGAGCGTGGCCGACGTGGGCTGGGGGATGCTGTTCGCCCGCAACGCGCAGGAGGCCGGCGACTTCTGCCTCATCGCCCGCAAGGTGGCCGAGGCCACGCAGACGCCGTTCTTCAACGTGCAGGACGGGTTTCTCACCACCCACACCGTCGAGACGGTGCGGCTCATCGAGCCGGAGTTCATGAAGGAGTTCGTCGGCGACCCGAAGGAGCGCCTGACGAACATGATGGACACCGCCAACCCGATGATGTCGGGGGTGGTGCAGAACCAGGACTCGTACATGAAGGGGAAGATCGCCCAGCGCTGGTACTACGACCAGGTGCCGGACAAGCTGCAGGAGGCGTTCGACGAGTTCGCGCAGAAGACGGGCCGCCGCTACGGCATGGTCGAGGCGCACCGGTGCGAGGACGCCGAGTACGTGTTGGTGGGCATGGGCAGCTACATGGAGACGGCGAAGGTCACGATCGACTACCTGCGCGACGTGAAGAACATCAAGGCCGGGTGCCTGAGCGTGTTCGCCTTCCGCCCGTTCCCCGCCGTGGAGGTCGTGAACGCCCTGAAGGGGTGCCAGGCGGTGACGGTGTTCGAGCGGATGGACGACCCGCTGTCCACGACCGGGAACCACCTCACCCGCGAGATCAAGGCGGCGTACTACGACGCGGTCGTCGGCCAGAACGGCCACGAGCGGCTGACCGACCCGGCGCCGAAGGTGTACCACGGGGCGGCGGGGCTCGGCAGCCGCGACGTGCGGCCGGGCGACGTCATCGCCGCGTTCCACAACATGATGATGGACGGCCCGCACTTCTTCTCCGTGGGGATCGACCACAAGAGCGCCCTGGTCCGCAAGGAGGACCCGGACCTGCGGCCGCGCGGCGGGTTCTCGATGCGCGGGCACTCGGTCGGCGGGTTCGGCAGCGTGACGACGAACAAGATCATCGCCACCATCGCCGGCAACGTGTTCGGCAAGGACGTGCAGGCGTACCCGAAGTACGGCTCCGAGAAGAAGGGGCTGCCGACGACGTACTACCTCACCGTCGCCGACTCCCACATCTACACGCACAGCGAGCTGGAGAAGGTGGAGTTGTTGTGCGTGAACGACCCCACGGCGATGCTGAGCCCGCTGACGCTGAAGGGGCTGGTGCCGGGCGGGGCCGTGTTCATGCAGTCGCCGTACGCCGACCCGGCGGACGTGTGGGCGCGCATCCCGCCGGCGAACAAGCACACCATCCGCGAGAAGAAGATTCGGGTGTACTACTGCGACATGGTGCGGATCGCCCGCGAGGAGGCGAACGAGGCCGACCTGCAGATGCGGATGCAGGGGATCGTGCTGCTGGGGGCGTTCCTGAAGCTGACGCCGTACGCCCGCGAGGGCGAGATGACGGACGCGCAGGTGGAGGCGGGGGTGGAGAAGGCGCTGCGCAAGTACTTCGGGAAGCGCGGCGAGCAGGTGATCCGCGACAACATGAAGTGCATCAACCGCGGCCGCGACGAGACGCGCGAGATTCCCGCGGAGGTCATGTTCGCTCAGTAACGTCCACGCCCTACACACCCCGAATGACGAATGACGAATGACCCACCAATGACGAAAGAAGACGGACAGCGGTGCCCCGGCTCGGGGCTTCCCTTCGTCATTGGTGGGTCATTCGTCATTCGTCATTCTTAACCAGGAACCCGAGTCATGTCCGCAAGCACCGTCCCCGCGCCGTCGATGAACGCGGCGAGCGACAAGGACCCGTTCAACAACAACTGCTACGGCACCCTCACCGACCGCGACTACAAGCCGGTGAACCTCCGCTCGGCGCTGAACCTCACCGTGCTCGACGTGGCCGACTTCAACGACCGCATCATCCGCGGCTACGAGGAGGGGTACGGCGAGAAGGAACTGCCCGCCGACCTCACGCTGGCGCGCTCGCTCATCCCCGCGGGGACGGCGTCGCTGCGCGACTTCAGCTACATCGCGCCGGAGATTCCCGAGTACATCCCGTCGAACTGCACCGGCTGCATGGACTGCGTGACCGAGTGCCCGGACACGGCGATCCTCGGCAAGGTGCTCGGCGAGGACGAGTGGGAGCAGAAGCTCCTGACCATCCCCGAGGGCGACCGCGAGATGTTCAAAGCCCAGTGGTCGCGCACCAAGAAGTACTACGACGGCGGCAAGAAGAAGCAGGGCGTCGGCGGGATGTTCAACATCATCATCGACCCCTCCAAGTGCAAGGGGTGCGCCGAGTGCGTGACGGTGTGCGACGACGACGCGCTGAAGATGATGGCGAAGACCGACGAGGTGATGGTGAAGGCGCGCAAGAGCCACCGCTACTTCAAGAACATCGGCCCGAGCAACGAGAAGTTCATCAGCGGCAACCTCCTCATCGACATGATGCTGAAGGAGCAGACGCACATCTACACCGGCGGGGCCGGCTCGTGCGCCGGGTGCGGCGAGGGGACCGCGCTCCGCATGATGTGCGCCGCCACCGGCAGCAAGTACGGCGAGGACTGGGGCATCGTCGCGGCCACGGGGTGCAACACGGTGTACACGTCCACGTACCCGTACAACCCGTACCTGGTGCCGTGGACGAACTCGCTGTTCGAGAACGCCCCGACCTACGCCATCGGCGTGAGGATGAAGTGGGACCAGATGGGCTGGGGCAAGAAGCCGCTGTGGGTGATCGGCGGCGACGGGGCCATGTACGACATCGGCTTCCAGGCGCTGTCGCGCATGTTCGCCAGCGGCATGAACGTGAAGGTGTTCGTGCTCGACACGCAGGTGTACTCGAACACCGGCGGGCAGGCGAGCACGGCCACGTTCACCGGCCAGAACACGAAGATGAGCGTCCACGGCAGCGTGTTCGGCGGCAAGCAGGAGCGGCGGAAGGAGATGGCGCAGATCGCCATGATGCACCCGCGCACCTACGTGGCGCAGACGACGTGCGCCCACGTCAACCACTTCTACAAGGCGGTGCTGGGCGCCCTGGAGTTCGACGGCCCGGCGATCGTGTGCTGCTACACGACGTGCCAGCCGGAGCACGGCGTGGCCGACAACATGGCCGGCGAGCAGGCCCGGCTGGCGGTGGACACGCGGGCGTTCCCGCTCATCATCTACGACCCCCGCGCCGGCGACACGATCAAGAGCCGCATGTCGCTGGCGGGGAACCCGAACATGAAGGGCGACTGGTACGTCCACCCGAAGACGAACCAGGAGGTGACGTTCGTGGACTTCGCCCGGAGCGAGGGGCGGTTCGTGAAGCACTTCGACAAGGACGGCAACCC carries:
- a CDS encoding transcriptional regulator, giving the protein MSEDDGRYAYDGLDRVLHEKARLGILTALVPRPGGLSFGDLARLCALTDGNLSRHLDVLAADGLVKVTKAFAGRRPLTTCVLTAAGRKRFRAYIAELEQVVRDAAAAADPAARPGLAGA
- a CDS encoding B12-binding domain-containing radical SAM protein, producing the protein MPTVPRALREPPPLDARRRTAPPSPRTALLVNPFYPKDPHASFGKHVLTPTLALTAIAGATPAGWSVRYWDENLLQGHPPSDPFPRVVGITVHLTFARRAFELARWYRDRGATVVLGGLHVLSCPDECAPHADALAFGEGAQLWPVILRDIEAGQLRPRYDGSYQRPYTADPPPRRDLLDRRAFLTTTSVNATRGCHNRCGFCYLSTDGLKVPYQCRDPEQVAAEIAADGQPYCVFTDNNLGSRPDYLRDLCLALRPLGIIWSAAVTLDVTDDASLVREMALAGCTGVFVGFESLTDENLAAAKKKTPRAAEYARRVGVFHDHGIQVNGSFVLGFDQDRSGCFEELVDWIEGVRMESATYHILTPYPGTPLFRQMESEGRLLHRDWTLYDTAHVVFRPRHLSVEELAAGYEYCYRRTFSHRCIWRRRPGDWRAVPAYLLMAYLYKRSNWLWPLLIRRRLTHWAWRPLLEASRWRHLRFRRRLEVRGECRARPGVPVTAGV
- a CDS encoding 2-oxoacid:acceptor oxidoreductase family protein, which produces MTAAVADRPARAPDTLREPVDTAYEYPGIPTTCDGAEAVVHVEIRISQAAGAYPITSSTTMGGGFNASVMNGGTNLWGDTLVFFEPESEHSAAAVCEGFAVAGGRVTNFTSGQGLVLMKEVLYTISGKRLPVVMNIGARALTSQGLNVHAGHDDVMSVADVGWGMLFARNAQEAGDFCLIARKVAEATQTPFFNVQDGFLTTHTVETVRLIEPEFMKEFVGDPKERLTNMMDTANPMMSGVVQNQDSYMKGKIAQRWYYDQVPDKLQEAFDEFAQKTGRRYGMVEAHRCEDAEYVLVGMGSYMETAKVTIDYLRDVKNIKAGCLSVFAFRPFPAVEVVNALKGCQAVTVFERMDDPLSTTGNHLTREIKAAYYDAVVGQNGHERLTDPAPKVYHGAAGLGSRDVRPGDVIAAFHNMMMDGPHFFSVGIDHKSALVRKEDPDLRPRGGFSMRGHSVGGFGSVTTNKIIATIAGNVFGKDVQAYPKYGSEKKGLPTTYYLTVADSHIYTHSELEKVELLCVNDPTAMLSPLTLKGLVPGGAVFMQSPYADPADVWARIPPANKHTIREKKIRVYYCDMVRIAREEANEADLQMRMQGIVLLGAFLKLTPYAREGEMTDAQVEAGVEKALRKYFGKRGEQVIRDNMKCINRGRDETREIPAEVMFAQ
- a CDS encoding thiamine pyrophosphate-dependent enzyme, with translation MSASTVPAPSMNAASDKDPFNNNCYGTLTDRDYKPVNLRSALNLTVLDVADFNDRIIRGYEEGYGEKELPADLTLARSLIPAGTASLRDFSYIAPEIPEYIPSNCTGCMDCVTECPDTAILGKVLGEDEWEQKLLTIPEGDREMFKAQWSRTKKYYDGGKKKQGVGGMFNIIIDPSKCKGCAECVTVCDDDALKMMAKTDEVMVKARKSHRYFKNIGPSNEKFISGNLLIDMMLKEQTHIYTGGAGSCAGCGEGTALRMMCAATGSKYGEDWGIVAATGCNTVYTSTYPYNPYLVPWTNSLFENAPTYAIGVRMKWDQMGWGKKPLWVIGGDGAMYDIGFQALSRMFASGMNVKVFVLDTQVYSNTGGQASTATFTGQNTKMSVHGSVFGGKQERRKEMAQIAMMHPRTYVAQTTCAHVNHFYKAVLGALEFDGPAIVCCYTTCQPEHGVADNMAGEQARLAVDTRAFPLIIYDPRAGDTIKSRMSLAGNPNMKGDWYVHPKTNQEVTFVDFARSEGRFVKHFDKDGNPSPTLLAAKQDRLENWHVLQDLAGLR